DNA from Trueperaceae bacterium:
AGCCTGTTCCATCACGAAGTTTCGGTTCGGGATGTCGAGGAAGGTGGCGTCGATGTTGCCGCGCAGCAGCGCGGTCGCCCGTACCTCGGAGCCGGGTACGAAGCTGATCTCCGAGAACTCGATCCCCTCCACCGCCTCGATGTAGTGCGCGGCGGCCTCGGTCCCGGAACCGCGCGAATGGACGGCGAACGGCTGGCCGTCGAGCGCTTGCCAGTCCGGATACTTCTCGGCGTTCACCACCGGGAAGAAGCGCAGCGTCTGCAACTGGTAGAAGATGCGGATCGGTGCGTTGACCCGCTGGATCAACGCGTAGGGAGCGCCGATCCCTACGTCGGCCTGGCCGTTCACCACCGCCTGGGTCGCAAGATCTTCCGATGTGAGCTCGATCAGCTCGACGGTCACGCCCCGCTCGCGTACGCGCTCGAGCGCCACGAACAGGTTCAGAGTCTCGACGCTCTCGATGTCGCCAAGGGCGACGCGAATGTCGGGATCCTGGGCCCGGGCCACGGGCACTGCCAGCAGGAGCATCGTCACAGCCACCACGACCGTACGGAACGGGAACACCAGGGCGTGCTTCATTCGCGTCCTCCTAGGGATTTGACTTGTCTAGGACTCGGATGATAGAGCAACGCGAGGAACCCCGTCAAACTCCGCAGTACACGGCTCTTGCCCCGGGTTCTGCGGTCTCAGGAGACTAGCG
Protein-coding regions in this window:
- a CDS encoding ABC transporter substrate-binding protein, with amino-acid sequence MKHALVFPFRTVVVAVTMLLLAVPVARAQDPDIRVALGDIESVETLNLFVALERVRERGVTVELIELTSEDLATQAVVNGQADVGIGAPYALIQRVNAPIRIFYQLQTLRFFPVVNAEKYPDWQALDGQPFAVHSRGSGTEAAAHYIEAVEGIEFSEISFVPGSEVRATALLRGNIDATFLDIPNRNFVMEQAPGQFHSLPMPDIDASDEALFANVEWLENNQEAVQVLLEELLSTWRELNEDPSFLMEERERLGLLQDLPAELEEEILPYYEAGVEANIFPTDGGGRNAAESDFDFYTKSGQLEGDPESLAVEDFWYLAPLETLLESMGG